A DNA window from Leptolyngbya sp. KIOST-1 contains the following coding sequences:
- a CDS encoding fasciclin domain-containing protein — MRFSFIFRNAAIAAVAASASLLLGTTVQASNHTDGSMAEPQTQQQAQPGTAATMSIVDVANNSGSFDTLVQAVQAAGLRDTLAGEGPYTVFAPTDEAFNELPDGALDYLLQPENQDLLAEVLSYHVVPGSVTSDQLSTGGISALSGGVAIAVQESRIVVNNASVINPDIQADNGVIHGINRVLIPEALRQDLASRLGVESIY; from the coding sequence ATGCGTTTTTCTTTCATCTTTCGCAACGCTGCGATCGCCGCTGTAGCGGCTAGCGCTAGTCTGCTGCTGGGTACTACGGTCCAGGCCAGCAACCACACCGATGGCAGCATGGCCGAGCCCCAAACTCAGCAGCAGGCCCAACCCGGCACCGCCGCCACCATGTCCATTGTGGATGTTGCTAACAACAGTGGCTCGTTTGACACCCTGGTGCAGGCCGTGCAGGCTGCCGGTCTGAGGGACACCCTGGCTGGCGAAGGGCCCTACACGGTCTTTGCTCCCACCGATGAGGCCTTCAATGAGCTGCCCGATGGTGCCCTGGACTATTTGCTCCAGCCCGAGAACCAGGACCTGCTGGCGGAAGTGCTGTCTTACCACGTGGTGCCGGGGTCTGTGACCTCTGATCAGCTCAGCACTGGGGGCATCAGTGCCCTCAGCGGTGGAGTCGCGATCGCCGTTCAGGAATCGCGCATCGTGGTCAACAACGCTAGCGTCATCAACCCCGATATCCAGGCTGACAACGGTGTCATCCACGGCATCAACCGAGTCCTGATTCCTGAGGCCCTGCGGCAGGATCTGGCCTCCCGCCTGGGTGTAGAGAGCATCTACTAG
- a CDS encoding DoxX family membrane protein: protein MAFLHRNKDRLRVVLAVCMVVAGVLHFVVPQPFIRIVPGFLPAPAMLVYLSGAIEVLLGLGLLVPALQQISAWGLVILFVAVYPANLNMAFNHIQISGIPDTWWFHAFRLPFQFVLIAWAYWYTRFEAAQFS, encoded by the coding sequence ATGGCATTTCTCCACCGCAACAAAGACAGACTGCGAGTTGTTCTGGCCGTTTGTATGGTGGTAGCCGGGGTACTGCATTTTGTGGTGCCCCAGCCGTTCATTCGCATCGTGCCAGGGTTTTTGCCCGCCCCGGCGATGCTGGTGTACCTCAGCGGCGCGATCGAAGTTTTGCTGGGTTTGGGCCTGCTGGTTCCAGCCCTACAACAGATCTCCGCCTGGGGCCTGGTGATCTTATTTGTGGCGGTGTATCCGGCCAACCTCAATATGGCCTTCAACCACATTCAAATTTCGGGTATTCCAGATACCTGGTGGTTCCACGCCTTTCGGCTGCCCTTTCAGTTTGTGTTAATTGCCTGGGCCTACTGGTATACCCGCTTCGAAGCGGCTCAGTTCTCCTAA
- a CDS encoding MgtC/SapB family protein yields MDVLTPTSWLDVAGRLAVAVGLAAVIGFDREFSNKAAGLRTNMLVALGSAIFILATVQPGLVQADGSSMARTLQGIITGVGFVGAGSILREDRVRGLTSATAVWISAGVGVAAGLGQWQLGLMGVGFALLILRVLKFAERII; encoded by the coding sequence ATGGATGTTCTCACTCCTACCTCCTGGCTAGACGTCGCTGGCCGTTTGGCTGTCGCCGTTGGGTTGGCGGCGGTGATCGGTTTCGATCGAGAATTTAGCAACAAAGCCGCTGGGCTCAGAACCAATATGCTGGTAGCGCTGGGATCAGCCATATTTATTCTGGCTACCGTGCAGCCTGGGCTAGTTCAAGCCGATGGTTCATCAATGGCCCGCACCCTCCAGGGCATCATTACCGGCGTTGGATTTGTGGGGGCGGGGTCGATTTTGCGCGAAGACCGGGTGCGGGGGTTGACCTCTGCAACGGCCGTTTGGATTTCCGCAGGCGTTGGGGTGGCCGCTGGCCTGGGGCAGTGGCAGCTGGGCCTGATGGGCGTTGGCTTTGCGCTGCTAATTCTGCGGGTGTTGAAGTTCGCTGAAAGAATAATTTAA
- a CDS encoding DUF6335 family protein, producing the protein MNSKNARSKHSKSAQGSPTQVSQGIDKAPPPPNEPVIHLPAAQAAAEAARTGLEDNSAMIGAEMPDDYRMASGSPTTAGDPDAMTEQAKVVGEEAIGGTTPTPDQNNIDEIAAAAGIDTQAEQPVAVKDEMDRRDQQRFELDPDSKDAVS; encoded by the coding sequence ATGAATTCCAAAAACGCCAGATCGAAACATTCTAAATCGGCTCAGGGATCTCCAACTCAAGTATCCCAGGGGATTGACAAAGCGCCGCCCCCGCCCAACGAGCCAGTCATTCATCTGCCTGCGGCGCAGGCTGCCGCAGAGGCGGCCCGCACCGGGCTCGAGGACAACAGCGCCATGATTGGGGCTGAGATGCCCGACGATTACCGGATGGCCTCGGGCAGTCCTACCACCGCAGGCGACCCTGATGCCATGACCGAACAGGCCAAAGTGGTGGGTGAAGAGGCGATTGGCGGCACCACTCCCACCCCCGACCAGAACAACATTGACGAAATTGCTGCTGCTGCTGGCATCGATACCCAGGCCGAGCAGCCCGTCGCGGTAAAAGACGAAATGGATCGTCGCGACCAGCAGCGGTTTGAGCTTGATCCAGATTCTAAGGACGCAGTGTCCTAG
- a CDS encoding CHAD domain-containing protein: MAYRFFADSTVEANVHRILSEQLDKAIQQLSEEFYDTPGQAVHSARKHLKKGRTVLRLVQKSIDKETYQREKNALRDLGRSLSLARDSEVYQHTLDDLLDTYGLTLDTNGFARLRRSLVDLHQIRLNALTDRDNPMDAIVSDLKDSRAHLNQLALSKTGWKALAKNLRQIYHQGQERYHTAYDDGDDDAFHDWRKRVKDLWHVTCLLKPMWPPVMSAFETELHHLAQDLGSGHDIAALRHFLLNHPSEVAVEEVHMQVLLPLMKHRQHRLHRQARTLGQRLYCEDSAAFIHRMANYWQPWVDSAQETDAEA, from the coding sequence ATGGCGTATCGTTTTTTTGCTGACAGCACCGTTGAAGCCAATGTGCATCGCATCCTCAGTGAACAGTTGGACAAGGCTATTCAGCAGCTGAGCGAAGAGTTTTATGATACGCCAGGACAGGCGGTCCACAGCGCTCGCAAGCACCTCAAAAAGGGGCGCACCGTGCTGCGGCTGGTGCAAAAGTCAATCGACAAAGAGACCTACCAGCGCGAAAAAAATGCGCTGCGCGACCTGGGGCGATCGCTCTCCCTGGCCCGCGACAGCGAGGTGTATCAGCACACCCTCGACGACCTGCTCGACACCTACGGGCTCACCCTGGACACCAACGGCTTTGCGAGGCTGCGGCGGAGTCTGGTCGATCTGCACCAGATCCGGCTCAACGCCCTGACCGATCGCGACAACCCCATGGACGCCATTGTGTCCGACCTCAAGGACAGCCGGGCCCACCTCAACCAGCTGGCGCTGAGCAAAACGGGCTGGAAAGCCCTGGCCAAAAACCTGAGGCAAATCTACCACCAGGGGCAGGAGCGGTACCACACCGCCTACGATGACGGCGACGACGACGCCTTCCACGACTGGCGCAAGCGGGTGAAAGACCTGTGGCACGTCACCTGTCTGCTCAAGCCAATGTGGCCCCCGGTGATGAGCGCGTTTGAAACCGAGCTTCATCATCTGGCTCAGGATTTAGGCAGCGGGCACGACATCGCGGCCCTGCGACACTTTTTGCTCAACCACCCGAGTGAGGTCGCCGTGGAGGAGGTGCACATGCAGGTGCTGCTGCCCCTGATGAAGCATCGCCAGCACCGGCTCCACCGGCAGGCCAGAACCCTGGGGCAAAGGCTCTACTGCGAGGACTCAGCCGCCTTTATTCACCGCATGGCTAACTACTGGCAGCCCTGGGTCGACTCGGCCCAGGAAACCGACGCTGAGGCCTGA
- a CDS encoding DUF3616 domain-containing protein has protein sequence MPNGFLLSRALLNFETDSEDLLAELSAVTRTPDGHLWVGSDEYLTLERLTPTGNGVYSNHKTFHLKEFVQLFDHDTEIDIEGLNYCDGYIWVVGSHSSKRRQAKGKKQQKDIERLSEISYDSNRSLLARLPVLNGEIVPAYAQPDTANGDLTAASLKQVNGHNQLLEALATDQHLGPFLQMGLPSKDNGFDIEGIAVNDHQIFLGLRGPVLRGWAIVLELEVEDGEPGELVLKDLGDGCLYRKHFLDLNGQGVRELCLHDGDLLVLAGPTMELEGAMQMFRFEDVLNHTSDTLWSQDSGRLTVMFDLPFTIGSDHAEGLTLVPCLGYEHSLMVVYDSPDRSRRPHAKGVFADIFHLPTKD, from the coding sequence ATGCCAAACGGATTTTTACTAAGTCGCGCTCTGCTCAACTTTGAAACCGACTCTGAGGATCTGTTGGCCGAGCTATCTGCGGTCACCCGGACGCCGGATGGCCACCTGTGGGTGGGGTCCGACGAATATTTGACCCTGGAGCGGCTCACCCCTACCGGGAATGGGGTTTACAGTAACCACAAGACCTTTCACCTCAAAGAATTTGTTCAACTCTTCGATCACGACACCGAGATCGATATTGAAGGACTCAACTACTGTGATGGCTATATATGGGTGGTGGGTTCCCACAGCTCAAAGCGCCGCCAGGCTAAGGGTAAAAAACAGCAAAAAGACATCGAGCGGCTGTCTGAAATTAGCTACGATTCCAATCGATCGCTGCTGGCCCGGCTACCCGTTTTGAATGGCGAAATTGTGCCCGCCTATGCCCAGCCCGACACGGCCAATGGCGATCTCACCGCCGCCAGCCTGAAGCAGGTCAACGGCCATAACCAGCTGCTCGAAGCGCTGGCCACCGACCAGCACCTGGGGCCCTTCCTACAGATGGGGCTGCCCTCCAAGGACAATGGCTTTGATATCGAAGGCATTGCTGTCAATGACCATCAAATCTTTTTGGGGCTGCGGGGGCCGGTGCTGCGGGGCTGGGCCATTGTGCTTGAGCTTGAAGTGGAAGACGGGGAACCCGGCGAGCTTGTGCTCAAAGACCTGGGGGATGGCTGTCTGTACCGCAAGCACTTTCTCGACCTCAATGGTCAGGGTGTTCGCGAACTGTGCCTGCACGATGGCGATTTGCTGGTGCTGGCCGGACCCACCATGGAGCTAGAGGGGGCCATGCAAATGTTTCGCTTTGAAGATGTTCTCAACCACACCAGCGATACCCTGTGGAGTCAAGATTCGGGTCGGCTGACGGTGATGTTTGACCTCCCCTTTACCATTGGCTCCGACCACGCCGAGGGCCTGACGTTGGTACCCTGCCTGGGCTACGAGCACAGTTTGATGGTGGTCTACGACTCTCCCGACCGCAGTCGCCGTCCCCACGCCAAGGGGGTATTTGCCGACATTTTTCACCTGCCGACAAAAGATTAA
- a CDS encoding DedA family protein: MFNWITAWIESLGYLGIFGLMVLEHLFPPIPSELVMPLAGFVSRDSTTLNLSGVIVAGSLGSLVGASAWYVLGLLITHEQLMVGVRRYGRWLTLKPRDIEKAIAFFQRSGGSWVVGLGRIVPGVRTYVSVPAGLSHMPLLPYLGYSALGTVLWTGALAAAGYLLGDQFEQVQTLISPIGKGVLITLAIAAVFWIYKRRQHRPGRPG; this comes from the coding sequence ATGTTCAACTGGATCACCGCCTGGATTGAGTCCCTTGGCTACCTCGGCATTTTTGGCCTGATGGTGCTGGAGCATTTGTTCCCGCCCATTCCCTCCGAACTGGTGATGCCCCTGGCCGGATTTGTCAGCCGCGATAGCACCACCCTCAACCTGAGCGGGGTGATTGTGGCGGGGTCGTTAGGATCGCTGGTGGGGGCTTCGGCCTGGTACGTGCTGGGGCTGCTGATTACCCACGAGCAGCTGATGGTGGGGGTCAGGCGCTACGGGCGCTGGCTGACGCTCAAGCCCAGGGACATCGAAAAGGCGATCGCTTTTTTTCAGCGCAGCGGCGGCAGCTGGGTGGTGGGCCTGGGCCGGATTGTGCCAGGGGTACGCACCTACGTCTCGGTACCGGCGGGGCTGAGCCACATGCCGCTGTTGCCCTACCTCGGCTACTCGGCCCTGGGCACAGTGCTGTGGACGGGGGCCCTGGCCGCCGCTGGCTACCTGCTGGGCGACCAGTTCGAGCAGGTGCAGACGCTGATTAGCCCAATCGGCAAAGGGGTGCTGATTACGCTGGCGATCGCCGCCGTCTTCTGGATTTACAAGCGCCGCCAGCACCGCCCTGGGCGTCCTGGCTGA
- a CDS encoding YciI family protein: MKVMVIVKATADSEAGVMPSEAELTEMGQFNEALAAAGVMLAGEGLHPSAKGVRVRCEGQSRTVIDGPFTETKELIAGFWIWQVASMAEAIAWVKRSPFQKDDIEIRPLFEADDFGEALTPELRAQEDRLRAQMEQQANL; encoded by the coding sequence ATGAAAGTCATGGTCATTGTCAAAGCAACCGCCGACTCCGAAGCCGGAGTGATGCCCAGCGAGGCCGAGCTGACCGAGATGGGCCAGTTCAACGAAGCCCTGGCGGCGGCCGGGGTCATGCTGGCGGGCGAAGGGCTACACCCCAGTGCCAAAGGGGTGCGGGTGCGGTGCGAGGGCCAGTCGCGCACGGTCATTGATGGGCCATTCACCGAAACCAAGGAGCTGATTGCCGGATTCTGGATCTGGCAGGTGGCGTCGATGGCAGAGGCGATCGCCTGGGTCAAGCGCAGCCCCTTTCAAAAGGATGACATCGAGATTCGCCCCCTCTTTGAGGCCGACGACTTTGGCGAAGCGCTGACCCCAGAACTGAGGGCCCAGGAAGACCGCCTGCGGGCTCAGATGGAGCAGCAGGCCAACCTTTAG
- a CDS encoding acyl-CoA thioesterase — MKPFYHQEFVVPRAVVDDNGHVNNVAYVQWMQDVAIAHATDVGCTAQTQALGATWVARSHQITYLRPAFAGDRLRLITWVATLRKARSTRHYKFLRPSDDTVLATGATEWVFVDAITHRPRTIPLSVSGCFELVDAPVDGGG, encoded by the coding sequence ATGAAACCCTTTTACCACCAGGAATTTGTTGTGCCGAGGGCGGTTGTCGATGACAACGGCCATGTCAACAATGTCGCCTACGTGCAGTGGATGCAGGATGTGGCGATCGCCCACGCCACCGATGTAGGCTGCACCGCCCAAACCCAGGCCCTGGGGGCTACCTGGGTGGCGCGATCGCACCAAATTACCTATCTGCGCCCGGCCTTTGCGGGCGATCGCCTGCGCCTCATCACCTGGGTCGCCACCCTGCGCAAGGCCCGCAGCACCCGCCACTACAAATTTTTGCGCCCCAGCGACGACACCGTACTGGCCACGGGTGCCACCGAGTGGGTGTTTGTCGATGCCATTACCCACCGCCCCCGCACCATTCCCCTATCGGTCTCGGGCTGCTTTGAGCTGGTGGATGCCCCCGTCGATGGCGGGGGCTGA
- a CDS encoding Crp/Fnr family transcriptional regulator — MLTTQSFLFRGLEQDPLLRDLDPDLLVTEKLYSNRPVYTAFRPQTWQEHLYVVVDGGPVIMRSTPLDRVLALTYPGGCFGMRSLPVGVGSATRAFPSLVEAYKTTNVIKVPVSVVQDLYAQNEEFRDRYILLFELREKFQYHLLNCSTYPPQAVAAVLRGLIFQERSLGAQPQGNKLEYVFDLPIDLIARACQLNHRTVEQVLKGLTKAGYIKTDKLADSANDLVKVVDPEGLKEVYGATRDKVSWWPLK, encoded by the coding sequence ATGCTCACTACCCAGAGCTTTTTGTTCCGTGGGCTGGAGCAAGACCCGCTGCTCAGGGACCTCGACCCCGATCTGCTGGTGACCGAAAAACTCTACTCCAATCGCCCGGTGTATACCGCCTTTCGCCCCCAAACCTGGCAAGAGCACTTGTATGTCGTGGTGGACGGCGGTCCGGTCATTATGCGCAGCACCCCCCTCGACCGGGTTTTGGCCCTCACCTACCCCGGCGGCTGCTTTGGCATGCGCAGCCTGCCGGTCGGAGTAGGGTCGGCGACCCGGGCCTTCCCCAGCCTGGTGGAGGCCTACAAAACGACCAACGTCATCAAGGTGCCGGTGTCGGTCGTGCAGGATCTCTACGCTCAAAACGAAGAATTTCGAGACCGGTACATCCTGCTGTTTGAGCTGCGGGAAAAGTTTCAGTACCACCTGCTCAACTGCAGTACCTACCCGCCCCAGGCGGTGGCGGCGGTGCTGCGAGGGTTGATTTTCCAGGAGCGCAGCCTGGGGGCCCAGCCCCAGGGCAACAAACTTGAATACGTATTTGACCTGCCCATTGACCTGATTGCGCGCGCCTGCCAGCTCAACCACCGCACCGTGGAGCAGGTGCTCAAGGGACTGACCAAGGCGGGCTACATCAAAACCGACAAACTGGCCGACTCGGCCAACGACCTGGTCAAGGTGGTGGACCCCGAGGGGCTCAAAGAGGTCTACGGGGCCACCCGCGACAAAGTCTCCTGGTGGCCGCTGAAGTAA
- a CDS encoding SLC13 family permease, which translates to MENEQLSRSAQPGASLALPSAHGRFTRGWVGLAAGAAIALGLALVAVSPISDLSWQGWLAIAVTLAAFLLNALTSLAAEVIFLAALVVLMLSGVLDTATALAGFSNSGMITVAVLYIVVAGLQQTGGLDMVSRTVLGMPQGQTQALIRLIVPVVSLSAFLNNTPIVAMFIPAVSDWCRKLRLSPSKLMIPLSYAAIMGGMCTLIGTSTNLVVNGLILAETDLPGLRMFDLVPVGVPCAIAGSLMLILSQRWLLPTRKPALAETDDPREYTVEMVVEEGSPLSGKTVEKAGLRHLPGLFLTEIQRGEQLLTVVTPQEVLRDRDQLVFVGMVDSIVDLNQIRGLKPATDQVFKLDSPREERSLLEAVVSNTCPLVGVTIRQGQFRSRYGAVVLAVGRNGERLPGKIGDIRLRPGDTLLLEANPSFLEERRASRDFYLISPVPNSDPLRHDRAAIAFGILVLMVALATFGWMDMLHAAARAAALMVVTGCCSFQQGFRTIDWSVILVVAAALGLGKALEVTGAAEAFSLAVLGLVGSNPWVSLAAIYAITSLLTEVITNNAAAAVVFPIALSLSQSLGVNFLPFAVAIMIGASASFSTPIGYQTNLMVYGPGGYRFMDFMRVGIPFNLLFWGLTVLITPRVFPF; encoded by the coding sequence ATGGAAAACGAACAGCTTTCGCGATCGGCTCAGCCTGGGGCCAGCCTGGCGCTGCCCTCGGCCCACGGTAGGTTCACTCGAGGGTGGGTTGGCTTGGCCGCTGGGGCGGCGATCGCCCTGGGCCTTGCTCTGGTGGCAGTCTCTCCAATCAGCGATTTGAGCTGGCAGGGCTGGCTGGCGATCGCGGTCACCCTGGCCGCCTTTCTGCTCAACGCGCTCACCAGCCTGGCGGCGGAGGTGATTTTTTTGGCGGCGCTGGTGGTGCTGATGCTCAGCGGCGTACTGGACACCGCCACGGCCCTGGCCGGGTTCAGCAACTCCGGCATGATCACCGTGGCGGTGCTCTACATTGTGGTGGCGGGGCTCCAGCAGACCGGCGGGCTGGATATGGTGTCGCGCACGGTGCTGGGCATGCCCCAGGGGCAAACCCAGGCGTTAATTCGGCTGATTGTGCCGGTGGTGAGCCTGAGCGCCTTTTTGAACAACACCCCAATCGTGGCGATGTTCATTCCGGCGGTGAGCGACTGGTGCCGCAAGCTGCGCCTCAGCCCCTCCAAGCTGATGATTCCCCTCAGCTACGCGGCGATCATGGGGGGCATGTGTACGCTGATTGGCACCAGCACCAACCTGGTGGTGAATGGCTTGATTCTGGCCGAAACCGACCTGCCGGGGCTGCGGATGTTTGACCTGGTGCCGGTGGGGGTGCCCTGCGCGATCGCCGGGTCCCTGATGCTAATTCTCTCCCAGCGCTGGCTGCTGCCCACCCGCAAACCCGCCCTGGCCGAAACCGACGACCCCCGCGAGTACACCGTGGAGATGGTGGTGGAAGAGGGCAGCCCCCTGAGCGGGAAAACCGTGGAGAAGGCGGGGCTGCGCCACCTGCCGGGGCTGTTTCTGACCGAAATTCAGCGGGGGGAGCAGCTGCTGACGGTGGTAACGCCCCAGGAGGTGCTGCGCGATCGCGACCAGCTCGTATTTGTGGGCATGGTCGACTCGATTGTGGACCTCAACCAGATTCGGGGGCTAAAGCCCGCCACCGACCAGGTGTTCAAGCTGGATTCCCCCAGAGAAGAGCGATCGCTGCTCGAAGCCGTTGTCTCCAACACCTGCCCGCTGGTGGGGGTCACCATTCGCCAGGGCCAGTTTCGCAGTCGCTACGGTGCGGTGGTGCTGGCGGTGGGCCGCAACGGCGAGCGCCTGCCCGGCAAAATTGGCGACATCCGCCTGCGCCCCGGCGACACCCTGCTGCTGGAGGCCAACCCCTCATTTCTCGAAGAGCGCCGCGCCTCCCGCGATTTTTACCTGATCAGCCCGGTGCCCAACTCCGACCCCCTGCGCCACGACCGGGCGGCGATCGCCTTTGGCATCCTGGTGCTGATGGTGGCCCTGGCCACCTTCGGCTGGATGGATATGCTCCACGCCGCCGCCAGGGCGGCGGCGCTGATGGTAGTGACCGGGTGCTGCTCGTTTCAGCAGGGGTTTCGAACGATTGATTGGTCGGTGATTTTGGTGGTAGCCGCCGCCCTGGGCCTGGGCAAAGCCCTGGAGGTGACGGGGGCGGCCGAAGCCTTTTCCCTGGCGGTGCTGGGGCTGGTGGGCAGCAACCCCTGGGTCTCCCTGGCTGCCATCTACGCCATCACCAGCCTGCTGACCGAGGTGATCACCAACAACGCGGCGGCAGCGGTGGTGTTCCCCATCGCCCTGTCCCTGTCCCAGAGCCTGGGGGTAAACTTTCTGCCCTTTGCGGTGGCCATCATGATCGGCGCTTCGGCCAGCTTTAGCACCCCCATCGGCTACCAGACCAACCTGATGGTCTACGGGCCGGGGGGCTACAGGTTCATGGACTTTATGCGGGTGGGCATCCCCTTCAATCTCCTGTTCTGGGGTCTGACGGTGCTGATTACGCCTCGGGTGTTTCCCTTTTAG
- a CDS encoding type II CAAX prenyl endopeptidase Rce1 family protein produces the protein MALATAILLGLGGWVSAQAEPAAPASEPISNYELAQAEPFNRVETFPVQPLPTSPLLRPNGRWIGRLMLPSEAEYAADPGDWAWFEVWHGDPGRLGQRLKLTWAPSDLARAYVDTVTTDITFSPQAERFWANGNVVPTRLNGRRRVGPLQSLAGARPRDDVTVRLVDAELTEQNGQPVLQTPLEPVQITGREYGLVKILSPDTSVNAPLPETCPGPAPCPTEFFRVQFFDPATQDFTGPIGTVRIPQQPMANGERFFSNLRDLEHSPAGRAGWYIYGSRDSTNMFTVQALKPRSLLQLLPDQVVLGRAAGYHYIDRQNWRDTPQRKGTLQRVLVSPDGGSSDAARAQWQEGDYALVIHLFGGIGGENSEFIPLGTVTGHFAYGLGRVVREPIADELQFDIQYQQIYAHSSPAVLSGTHDWAGYSGDMQRGWLGIRPISDVVVKLDSFIRPFEFGDTRISLFEELLKQTQVIAARYRTGDGTGVAGVTPATSCVQDSNQALFIAIQQIRRRIENNPDIVAWLRQNPDSHEVVRAIQFVALGRALEDMLVPYGVVRPDWQNNAESLAGVADRGAFVSRRGLFAGALSWQSMMPRWAHDEVARIFLAHGAQLWFLRTNMVGGDDPRVEPVPPTTLMGGIPLVGRAVQRFADAVTVPLNPINGLVALLALGLYGAIAIPYGLKTRFLKRQNAWDRPLPMVLSALRVFLIPALLEEIVFRVALLPHPKEGIPGPQWILWAALSLVLFLLYHLLLGRTTYRAAWPTLSDRRFLILAGWLGLLLSGVYWITGSLWPIVLIHWAVVMGWIYAFGGRERLPRRQFGGDRKRLDKWVSG, from the coding sequence TTGGCCCTGGCAACGGCGATTTTGCTGGGGCTGGGCGGGTGGGTGAGCGCCCAAGCCGAGCCAGCGGCCCCGGCCTCTGAGCCGATCTCCAACTATGAGCTGGCCCAGGCCGAGCCCTTCAACCGGGTGGAGACCTTCCCGGTGCAGCCTTTACCCACCTCCCCGCTGCTGCGGCCCAACGGGCGCTGGATTGGGCGGTTGATGCTGCCCAGCGAAGCGGAGTATGCCGCCGACCCCGGCGACTGGGCCTGGTTTGAGGTGTGGCACGGCGATCCGGGGCGGTTGGGGCAGCGCCTGAAACTCACCTGGGCCCCCTCGGACCTGGCCCGGGCCTACGTGGACACCGTCACCACCGACATCACCTTCAGCCCCCAGGCGGAGCGGTTTTGGGCCAATGGCAACGTGGTGCCCACGCGGCTGAACGGGCGCAGGCGGGTGGGGCCGCTGCAATCCCTGGCCGGGGCACGCCCCCGGGACGATGTCACGGTGCGGCTGGTGGATGCGGAGCTGACGGAGCAGAACGGCCAGCCGGTGCTGCAAACTCCCCTGGAGCCAGTGCAGATCACCGGGCGGGAGTACGGCCTGGTGAAGATCCTCAGCCCCGATACCAGCGTCAATGCGCCGCTGCCCGAGACCTGCCCCGGCCCGGCCCCCTGCCCGACGGAGTTCTTTCGGGTGCAGTTTTTCGATCCGGCCACCCAGGACTTCACCGGCCCCATCGGTACCGTGCGGATTCCCCAGCAGCCGATGGCGAACGGGGAGCGGTTCTTCTCCAACCTGCGGGACCTGGAGCATTCCCCGGCGGGGCGGGCCGGGTGGTACATCTACGGGTCGCGGGATAGCACTAATATGTTCACCGTCCAGGCGCTGAAGCCGCGATCGCTGCTTCAGCTGTTGCCCGACCAGGTGGTGCTGGGCCGGGCGGCGGGCTACCACTACATCGATCGCCAGAACTGGCGTGACACCCCCCAGCGCAAGGGCACCCTCCAGCGGGTGCTGGTCAGCCCCGACGGCGGCAGCTCTGACGCTGCCCGGGCCCAGTGGCAGGAGGGCGACTACGCCCTGGTGATTCACCTGTTTGGCGGCATTGGCGGCGAAAATAGCGAGTTTATTCCCCTGGGCACGGTGACGGGGCACTTTGCCTACGGCCTGGGGCGGGTGGTGCGCGAACCGATCGCCGACGAGCTCCAGTTCGACATTCAGTACCAGCAGATCTACGCCCACAGTTCCCCAGCGGTGCTCTCGGGCACCCACGACTGGGCCGGCTACAGCGGTGACATGCAGCGGGGCTGGCTGGGCATTCGCCCGATCTCCGATGTGGTGGTCAAGCTCGACTCGTTTATCCGGCCGTTTGAGTTTGGCGACACTCGCATTTCGCTGTTTGAGGAACTGTTGAAGCAGACCCAGGTGATTGCCGCCCGCTACCGCACCGGCGACGGCACCGGGGTGGCGGGCGTCACCCCCGCCACCTCCTGCGTGCAGGACTCCAACCAGGCACTGTTTATCGCCATTCAGCAGATTCGCCGCCGGATTGAAAACAACCCCGACATTGTGGCCTGGCTGCGGCAAAACCCCGACAGCCACGAAGTGGTGCGGGCGATCCAGTTTGTGGCCCTGGGCCGCGCCCTGGAGGACATGCTGGTGCCCTACGGCGTGGTCCGCCCCGACTGGCAAAACAATGCTGAATCCCTGGCGGGGGTGGCGGATCGGGGCGCGTTTGTCAGCCGTAGGGGGCTGTTTGCCGGGGCGCTGAGCTGGCAGAGCATGATGCCCCGCTGGGCCCACGACGAAGTAGCGCGGATATTTTTGGCCCACGGGGCACAGCTGTGGTTTTTGCGCACCAACATGGTGGGCGGCGATGACCCCCGGGTGGAGCCGGTGCCGCCGACAACGCTGATGGGTGGCATTCCCCTGGTGGGGCGAGCGGTGCAGCGCTTTGCCGACGCGGTGACGGTGCCCCTGAACCCGATCAATGGCCTGGTGGCCCTCCTGGCCCTGGGGCTGTACGGAGCGATCGCCATTCCCTACGGCCTCAAAACCCGTTTTCTGAAGCGCCAGAATGCCTGGGACCGCCCCCTCCCCATGGTCCTCAGCGCCCTGCGAGTCTTTCTAATTCCGGCCCTGCTGGAGGAAATTGTCTTTCGGGTGGCCCTGCTGCCCCACCCCAAGGAGGGCATCCCCGGCCCCCAGTGGATTCTGTGGGCCGCCCTCAGCCTGGTGCTGTTTCTGCTCTACCACCTGCTGCTGGGCCGCACCACCTACCGGGCCGCCTGGCCTACCTTGAGCGATCGCCGCTTCCTGATCCTGGCGGGCTGGCTCGGCCTCCTGCTCTCCGGCGTGTACTGGATCACCGGCTCTCTGTGGCCCATTGTCCTCATCCACTGGGCCGTGGTGATGGGCTGGATCTACGCCTTCGGCGGCAGGGAGCGGCTGCCGAGGCGGCAGTTTGGGGGCGATCGCAAGCGGCTGGACAAGTGGGTGAGTGGATGA